The segment GGTGAGTAGGACTGGGTTTCTTTGTGTTGGGACTTGAGTCAAGCAGTGATCTGGTGTGTCTAAAAGCAAGCTCTTGCATAGTAGGAGGCATGTCAGCCAATCTCAGCCTTACATTCAAATCAACGGCTACAGCTGCTAGAGCCAGCTTCACCTCACCAGGCCTAGATGGAGCTGATGATCTTGTTGGCTTTGGGTGCTGCAATGGTGGCAAAGCTAATGACTTGTGCCCAGTTGGTGGATGTGGGTATAGGCATAGCACTCCTTCTCTTTTGTTCTTTGCTGCCAGTGCCACTcttcttgttgttcttgcttTCTCTGCCTCTGAAGGCCTttccatgagagagagagagagagagagagtgagagagagtatGAGAGTGGGTGGCAGAAatgtttgaaaaagtttgaactttgaacctTTGACTGGATACCTGTGTCTATGTGTGTCTATgctcgatttttttttttttttttttttttttttttttttggattcaaTGTCTACGCTCGTTTTGAAACGTTGAAAAGAGACATTATAGATCCACAATGAAACAATCAATTTTTCAACCATTTTTACAactatttatattaaataatgtTGTTCAGTgtgaataatgaaaaaaaaaatgtgatgaCTTAATATAAAAGTGAAAAGCTCTCAATTATGatttactacaaaaaaaaataattgtgaaaatagatgtaaaatttgttgtatacTAGAATAACTCCAATAATAAAGtagaattttcttatttatatatttttaaaaaaaattagagggtGCTTTGGAAAGAGTAAAATGTTACCTactacctttttttatttttcatactattcttcaaaattattgatatttgattcaCCATTGATCCCTTTTTCAATGCCAATAATAAATatcaattattatgaaaaatctTGTATTCTTATACAtattattttggaaaacaaGATAAAGATGCCTTACCATGATTTAGTTGTTTTAAGACCATTTGTTTGTCATAATTTTTACCATAATTGGATGATATGTATGACCACAATTGATAAATGATCAGTGATcactttaaaatatatttttctttcactagtggtaaatatcaaaattatgatAATAGTTATAACACAACCTATGTCCACATTTTTCTCAATGTCATGTTGTGTCTTTTAACTCTTTCCTAGccttaacttattttattttattttttcaagaaatgttatgtccacaa is part of the Quercus robur chromosome 9, dhQueRobu3.1, whole genome shotgun sequence genome and harbors:
- the LOC126699879 gene encoding uncharacterized protein LOC126699879, producing the protein MERPSEAEKARTTRRVALAAKNKREGVLCLYPHPPTGHKSLALPPLQHPKPTRSSAPSRPGEVKLALAAVAVDLNVRLRLADMPPTMQELAFRHTRSLLDSSPNTKKPSPTHLAMCLKKEFDAIYGPAWHCIVGKSFGSFVTHSTGGFVYFSIDKFSFLLFKTVVGPVKSPPLLLKLNK